The following proteins are co-located in the Massilia litorea genome:
- a CDS encoding serine hydrolase domain-containing protein — translation MRPFSLRRSLRYQGALAALGLAVLVSGCTGLPGAQPRQLDRTQFARIDAAIDQAIAERRLPGAVFHLEREGAVHERAYGRFSYEADDGADPAPVTTHTVFDAASLSKVLATAPSVLLLAEDGKLDLDAKLVDYFPECRGGGKEAITIRHLLTHTSGLAAGLPGKPAWRGDETAHAMACAQTVTHVPGTYFRYSDINYILLGQLVRQVSGMGLDVFARERLFGPLRMAHTGYLPLRRMDAGAIAPTHKAAAVGEPVLHADVGAGGMLQGVVHDPTARRIGGVAGSAGVFSTVGDIARYARMLLAGGELDGVRVLSPESVRLLTTVQSPPGIAALRGLGMDIDSPFAQRPRGTLFPVGSYGHTGFTGCVLWIDPGSRSFYVFLSNRVYPDDKANVLPLYTEIATLAARAAGVGATGGVRGVAAP, via the coding sequence ATGCGTCCTTTTTCTCTCCGCCGCTCCCTCCGGTACCAGGGCGCGCTCGCCGCTCTCGGCCTCGCCGTCCTCGTCTCCGGCTGCACCGGCTTGCCGGGCGCGCAGCCGCGCCAGCTCGACCGCACCCAGTTCGCCCGCATCGACGCCGCGATTGACCAGGCGATCGCCGAGCGCCGCCTGCCGGGCGCGGTCTTCCACCTGGAACGCGAGGGTGCCGTCCACGAGCGCGCCTACGGCCGCTTCAGCTACGAGGCCGATGACGGGGCCGATCCAGCGCCGGTGACGACGCACACCGTGTTCGATGCCGCCTCCTTGAGCAAGGTGCTGGCGACGGCGCCCTCGGTCCTGCTGCTGGCCGAAGACGGCAAGCTCGACCTGGACGCGAAACTGGTCGACTATTTCCCCGAGTGCCGGGGCGGCGGCAAGGAGGCGATCACGATCCGCCACCTGCTGACCCACACCTCGGGCCTGGCGGCCGGCTTGCCGGGCAAACCGGCCTGGCGTGGCGACGAGACAGCCCACGCCATGGCCTGCGCGCAAACGGTGACCCATGTGCCGGGAACGTATTTCCGCTATTCGGACATCAACTACATCCTGCTCGGCCAGCTGGTCCGGCAAGTGTCCGGCATGGGCCTCGACGTGTTTGCGCGCGAGCGCCTGTTCGGGCCGCTGCGCATGGCGCATACCGGCTACCTGCCGCTGCGCCGGATGGACGCCGGCGCGATTGCACCGACGCACAAGGCGGCCGCCGTCGGCGAGCCGGTCCTGCACGCGGACGTCGGCGCGGGCGGCATGCTGCAGGGCGTGGTCCACGATCCGACGGCGCGCCGCATCGGCGGCGTGGCGGGCTCGGCCGGCGTGTTCAGCACGGTGGGCGACATCGCCCGCTACGCGCGCATGCTGCTTGCAGGGGGCGAACTCGATGGCGTGCGCGTGCTCTCGCCCGAGAGCGTGCGCCTGCTCACGACGGTGCAGAGCCCGCCGGGTATCGCCGCGCTGCGCGGCCTCGGCATGGACATCGACTCGCCGTTTGCCCAGCGTCCGCGCGGCACGCTGTTCCCGGTCGGCAGCTACGGCCACACGGGATTCACCGGCTGCGTGCTGTGGATCGATCCCGGTTCGCGCAGCTTCTACGTGTTCCTGTCGAACCGCGTCTACCCGGACGACAAGGCCAATGTGCTGCCGCTCTACACCGAGATCGCCACCCTGGCGGCACGGGCCGCAGGTGTCGGCGCAACAGGGGGAGTGCGGGGTGTGGCGGCCCCCTGA
- a CDS encoding M13 family metallopeptidase: MKRTLCSSLIAGLFVTGIHLAAHAGGNDDHPKAAAAAAPVATVSGVDVAAIDTGVRAQDDFFRYSQGKWLKDVEIPSDRASWGAFNIAQDKVEDQVRTIIEGAAADKGARKGSNAQKMGDYYASYVDEARRNELGLAPLKAELARVAALKDKRGIAALAAHFSRIGAGAPLDMYVHQDNKDSTRMIVDVSQSGLGMPNRDYYLQDEARLKDIRAKYQSHVEKMLALAGHADAAAAEQAARIVALETGIARVQWSAVENRDPVKGYNKMGLAQLKALTPNFDWSAWMKGVGAAGKVDSLIISQPTYFAGLDKIIAATPLDTWRSYFEFRLLSAYAPYLSQAFVDESFAFRGSVLAGTRENRPLAKRAIAQVNRDLSEVVGQAYVEQHFPAERKQQVEAMVRNFIIAFREGIQTLDWMTDDTKKQAQLKLSKMKAKIGYPDKWRDYSSLDIVRNDLVGNVLRAREFAHQYGINKLGKPVDRAAWSMSPQTVNAYYSPELNEVVFPAARLQYPLYDTEAEPAINYGAVGISIGHEISHAFDDQGSQFDGDGNLRNWWTKEDADQFAARGKVLVAQYGGYSPLPGYHLNGELTLGENIADNAGAIMASRAYKIYLAGRPAPVIDGFTAEQRLFMGLAQARRGKARDAALISQVKSDPHSPSEFRVNGSLRNHPGFYEAFGVKPGDKMYLAPEQRVIFW; encoded by the coding sequence ATGAAGCGTACCCTGTGCAGCAGCCTGATCGCGGGCTTGTTCGTCACCGGTATTCACCTTGCGGCCCACGCCGGCGGCAACGACGACCATCCGAAGGCGGCGGCCGCCGCTGCACCAGTCGCCACCGTCTCCGGTGTCGACGTCGCCGCCATCGACACCGGCGTGCGCGCACAGGACGACTTCTTCCGCTACAGCCAGGGCAAGTGGCTGAAGGACGTCGAGATCCCGTCCGACCGCGCCAGCTGGGGCGCTTTTAATATTGCCCAGGACAAGGTCGAGGACCAGGTACGCACCATCATCGAGGGCGCCGCTGCCGACAAGGGCGCGCGCAAGGGTTCGAACGCGCAGAAGATGGGCGACTACTACGCCAGCTACGTCGACGAGGCGCGCCGCAACGAACTGGGCCTGGCGCCCCTGAAGGCGGAACTGGCGCGCGTTGCGGCCCTGAAGGACAAGCGCGGCATCGCCGCCCTGGCGGCGCACTTCTCGCGCATCGGCGCCGGCGCGCCGCTCGACATGTATGTCCACCAGGACAACAAGGACTCGACGCGCATGATCGTCGACGTCAGCCAGTCCGGTCTCGGCATGCCGAACCGCGACTACTACCTGCAGGACGAGGCGCGCCTGAAGGACATCCGCGCCAAATACCAAAGCCACGTCGAGAAGATGCTGGCGCTGGCCGGCCATGCCGACGCCGCCGCAGCCGAACAGGCGGCCCGGATCGTGGCGCTGGAAACGGGGATCGCGCGCGTGCAGTGGAGCGCCGTCGAGAACCGCGATCCGGTCAAGGGCTATAACAAGATGGGCCTTGCGCAACTGAAGGCGCTGACGCCGAACTTCGACTGGAGTGCCTGGATGAAGGGCGTCGGCGCGGCGGGTAAAGTCGACTCCCTGATCATCAGCCAGCCGACCTATTTCGCGGGCCTCGACAAGATCATCGCCGCCACCCCGCTCGACACCTGGCGTTCGTATTTCGAATTCCGCCTGCTGAGCGCCTACGCACCTTACCTGTCGCAGGCCTTTGTCGACGAGAGCTTCGCCTTCCGCGGCAGCGTGCTGGCCGGGACCAGGGAGAACCGTCCGTTGGCGAAGCGCGCGATTGCCCAGGTCAACCGCGACCTGAGCGAAGTGGTGGGGCAGGCCTATGTCGAGCAGCACTTCCCGGCCGAGCGCAAGCAGCAGGTCGAAGCGATGGTCAGGAATTTCATCATCGCCTTCCGCGAAGGCATCCAGACGCTCGACTGGATGACGGACGATACCAAGAAGCAGGCGCAATTGAAGCTGTCGAAAATGAAGGCGAAGATCGGTTATCCGGACAAGTGGCGCGATTACTCGTCGCTGGACATCGTCCGCAACGACCTGGTCGGCAACGTGCTGCGCGCGCGCGAATTCGCGCACCAGTACGGCATCAATAAACTGGGCAAGCCGGTCGACCGCGCCGCCTGGAGCATGTCGCCGCAGACCGTCAACGCCTACTACAGCCCGGAGCTGAACGAAGTCGTGTTCCCGGCCGCGCGCCTGCAGTATCCGCTGTACGACACGGAGGCCGAACCGGCGATCAACTACGGTGCGGTCGGCATCTCGATCGGCCACGAGATCAGCCATGCCTTCGACGACCAGGGGTCGCAATTCGACGGCGACGGCAACCTGCGCAACTGGTGGACCAAAGAGGACGCCGACCAATTCGCCGCGCGCGGAAAGGTGCTGGTCGCCCAGTACGGCGGCTACAGCCCGCTGCCGGGCTATCACCTGAATGGCGAGCTGACCCTGGGCGAGAACATCGCCGACAACGCCGGCGCCATCATGGCCAGCCGCGCCTACAAAATCTACCTGGCGGGGCGCCCGGCACCGGTGATCGACGGCTTCACGGCCGAGCAGCGCCTGTTCATGGGGCTGGCCCAGGCGCGGCGCGGCAAGGCGCGCGACGCCGCCCTGATCTCCCAGGTGAAATCGGACCCGCACTCGCCGTCGGAATTCCGCGTCAACGGCAGCCTGCGCAACCATCCGGGCTTCTACGAGGCCTTCGGTGTGAAACCGGGAGATAAAATGTACCTGGCGCCGGAGCAGCGCGTGATCTTCTGGTAA
- a CDS encoding DUF2905 domain-containing protein: protein MQRTLIVIGLVIAAVGLAWPWLRRLPFGRLPGDIHIVREGFSFHFPIVTCIVISIVVSVILWMFRR, encoded by the coding sequence ATGCAGCGCACACTGATCGTCATCGGCCTCGTCATTGCCGCCGTCGGGCTGGCCTGGCCCTGGCTGCGCCGGCTGCCCTTCGGGCGCCTGCCGGGCGACATCCACATCGTGCGCGAAGGCTTCAGTTTTCATTTTCCGATCGTCACCTGCATCGTCATCTCGATCGTCGTTTCGGTCATTCTCTGGATGTTCCGGCGCTGA
- a CDS encoding alpha/beta hydrolase family protein encodes MTTSPRILPRLACLLILAALAWLAFARSMAPRRPQTPAAPLPYEVHQVVFDNAGIGLEGTLTVPRTPGPHPAVVLIPGSGEVNRDGSLFGHHFYLVLADDLTRRGFAVLRSDKRGLGRSGGDFASATSFDFVSDIQAGLALLRSRPDIDADRIGLVGHSEGGLVGSIVAAKAPRIAFLVLMAGSGLPARDLLLSRTRRRMAQDAPDRMQQELALQQAVLAEASVPGSAAERKAAVRTLYRTANSRYGRPWSEDELAPVLTPWMRTLLRIDPRPLLRQVACPVLALVGEKDEVVTADENIPALRQALAANPRAQVQRLPGLNHFFQSARTGALAEAADIEETMAPRALALIGSWAVEQAKRAPAR; translated from the coding sequence ATGACCACGAGCCCCCGCATCCTGCCGCGCCTGGCCTGCCTCCTGATCCTGGCAGCGCTGGCATGGCTCGCCTTTGCTCGTTCCATGGCGCCCAGGCGGCCGCAGACGCCGGCGGCGCCGCTGCCGTACGAGGTGCACCAGGTCGTCTTCGATAACGCCGGCATCGGCCTCGAAGGCACGCTGACCGTGCCGCGCACGCCGGGTCCGCATCCGGCGGTCGTGCTCATTCCCGGCTCGGGCGAAGTGAACCGCGACGGTTCCCTGTTCGGCCACCATTTCTATCTCGTGCTGGCGGACGACCTGACCCGGCGCGGCTTTGCCGTGCTGCGCAGCGACAAGCGGGGCCTCGGCCGCTCGGGTGGCGATTTCGCCAGTGCGACCAGTTTCGATTTCGTCTCCGACATCCAGGCCGGTCTCGCCCTCCTGCGCAGCCGCCCGGATATCGATGCCGACCGCATCGGGCTGGTTGGCCACAGCGAAGGGGGCCTGGTCGGCAGTATCGTGGCGGCCAAGGCGCCGCGCATCGCCTTCCTGGTGCTGATGGCGGGGAGCGGACTTCCGGCGCGCGACCTGCTGCTGTCGCGCACACGGCGCCGCATGGCCCAGGATGCGCCCGATCGCATGCAGCAGGAGCTGGCGCTGCAACAGGCCGTCCTCGCCGAGGCGAGCGTGCCGGGCAGCGCCGCCGAGCGCAAGGCGGCCGTACGCACCCTGTATCGCACCGCAAACAGCCGCTATGGGCGTCCCTGGTCGGAAGACGAACTGGCGCCGGTCCTGACGCCCTGGATGCGCACGCTGCTCAGGATCGATCCCCGGCCGCTGCTGCGCCAGGTCGCGTGTCCGGTGCTGGCCCTGGTCGGGGAGAAGGACGAGGTCGTGACGGCCGACGAAAACATTCCGGCCCTGCGGCAGGCGCTGGCAGCCAATCCGCGGGCACAGGTCCAGCGCCTGCCCGGCCTGAACCACTTCTTCCAGAGCGCGCGCACGGGCGCACTGGCGGAAGCGGCCGATATCGAGGAGACGATGGCGCCGCGTGCGCTGGCGCTGATCGGTTCCTGGGCGGTGGAGCAGGCGAAGCGCGCGCCGGCTCGATAA
- a CDS encoding lipocalin family protein, with the protein MNKRLTPALIKGTLLASVVLVGMKAWAASKEANPRSDLATIPSLDLPRYLGEWYEIAKFPNRFQRKCAGFTKATYTALPDGRVQVENRCRLADGGTDVAIGVARQVGGADSPRLKVRFAPAALSFIPQVWGDYWIIDLDRDYGLAAVSEPGRDYLWILSRTPTVKKSAYDALVARLSGQGLDVRKLVPTPQE; encoded by the coding sequence ATGAACAAGCGCTTGACTCCCGCCCTGATCAAGGGAACCCTGCTGGCCTCCGTCGTCCTGGTCGGCATGAAGGCCTGGGCCGCCAGCAAGGAGGCGAACCCGCGCAGCGACCTGGCGACCATCCCCTCGCTCGACCTGCCGCGCTACCTCGGCGAGTGGTATGAGATCGCGAAGTTCCCGAACCGTTTCCAGCGCAAGTGCGCCGGTTTCACGAAGGCGACCTACACCGCCCTGCCCGACGGCCGGGTGCAGGTCGAGAACCGCTGCCGCCTGGCCGACGGCGGGACCGATGTCGCCATCGGCGTGGCGCGCCAGGTCGGCGGCGCCGATTCGCCGCGCCTGAAAGTGCGCTTCGCCCCGGCCGCGTTGTCCTTCATCCCGCAAGTCTGGGGCGACTACTGGATCATCGACCTCGACCGCGACTATGGGCTGGCGGCGGTCAGCGAACCGGGGCGCGACTACCTGTGGATTCTCTCGCGCACGCCGACGGTGAAAAAATCGGCCTATGACGCGCTCGTGGCGCGCCTGTCGGGCCAGGGACTCGACGTGCGCAAGCTGGTGCCCACGCCCCAGGAGTGA
- a CDS encoding zinc ribbon domain-containing protein YjdM has translation MSLPPCPVCQSAYTYEDGANLVCPECGHEWSAQTGAAAETARVYRDAAGNILQDGDTVTVIKDLKPKGSGGVIKQGTKVKNIRLVDSDHDIDCKIDGFGAMSLKTEFVRKV, from the coding sequence ATGTCCCTGCCTCCCTGCCCCGTTTGCCAGTCCGCCTATACCTACGAGGACGGCGCCAATCTCGTCTGCCCGGAATGCGGCCATGAGTGGTCGGCGCAAACGGGTGCAGCCGCCGAGACGGCGCGCGTCTACCGCGACGCGGCCGGCAACATCCTGCAGGACGGCGACACCGTCACCGTCATCAAGGACCTGAAACCGAAGGGGTCGGGCGGCGTCATCAAGCAGGGGACCAAGGTCAAGAACATCCGCCTGGTCGACAGCGACCACGACATCGATTGCAAGATCGATGGGTTCGGGGCGATGAGCCTTAAGACCGAATTCGTGCGCAAGGTGTAA
- a CDS encoding host attachment protein has protein sequence MPTTWIITANAGRARFFSEDGPAEPLQELEDMINNGARLRAQEAETDQLGTLAAGKSGHNIGGAQGGPAQHNAAAGAPNSQYEPNQTPAEHETELFAKDLSQYLLKAQQEGRYQQLVLSASPQFLGTLRNNLDPHVKAVIKQEFNKDYTQVPVHQLREQLQAAQAKSAG, from the coding sequence ATGCCAACAACCTGGATTATCACGGCCAATGCGGGCCGGGCAAGGTTCTTCTCCGAGGACGGTCCAGCAGAACCACTGCAAGAACTGGAAGACATGATCAACAACGGCGCGCGCCTGCGGGCGCAGGAAGCCGAAACCGACCAGCTCGGGACCCTGGCTGCCGGCAAGAGCGGCCACAACATCGGCGGGGCGCAAGGAGGCCCGGCCCAGCACAACGCAGCCGCCGGGGCGCCGAACAGCCAATACGAACCGAACCAGACCCCGGCCGAGCACGAAACCGAGCTGTTCGCGAAGGACCTCTCGCAATATCTGCTGAAAGCCCAGCAGGAAGGCCGTTACCAGCAGCTCGTGCTGTCGGCGTCGCCGCAATTCCTCGGTACGCTGCGCAACAATCTCGACCCGCACGTCAAGGCCGTGATCAAGCAGGAATTCAACAAGGACTACACGCAAGTGCCCGTCCACCAGCTGCGCGAGCAGCTGCAGGCGGCCCAGGCCAAGTCCGCAGGATAA
- a CDS encoding bestrophin family protein, with translation MIVRDRPNGLRLFLTMRGSILPSIWKSLTVTTLLAILVTLSHGLWGHTIHLTTIPFTLMGLPLAIFLGFRNNSAYDRYWEGRKLWGELVLRSRNFARQCLSLVDDEANKPAAEHLRTRMIRRTVAFAHALRHNLRRSEAGDDVAAHLHPAEWDVMRGRVNLHQALMLEMGEDLARCRRAGLVDSVRAATLDATISAMVATAASCERIKNTPVPFSYTLLLHRTAYLYCFLLPFGLVDTIGYMTPLVVAIVAYTFFGLDALGDEIEEPFGLSPNDLPLDAICRAIEIDMRDALGDADLPPPLTPVNNWLR, from the coding sequence ATGATCGTCCGCGACCGTCCAAACGGCCTGCGCCTCTTCCTCACCATGCGCGGCTCGATCCTGCCGAGCATCTGGAAAAGCCTCACCGTCACCACGCTGCTCGCGATCCTGGTCACCTTGTCGCATGGGCTGTGGGGCCACACGATCCACCTGACCACCATCCCCTTCACCCTGATGGGATTGCCGCTGGCGATCTTCCTCGGTTTCCGCAACAACTCCGCTTACGACCGCTACTGGGAAGGCCGCAAGCTGTGGGGCGAACTGGTACTGCGCAGCCGTAACTTCGCGCGCCAGTGCCTGAGCCTGGTCGACGACGAGGCCAACAAGCCTGCCGCCGAACACCTGCGCACCCGGATGATCCGGCGCACGGTCGCCTTTGCCCATGCGCTGCGCCACAACCTGCGCCGCAGCGAGGCCGGGGACGACGTCGCCGCGCACCTGCACCCGGCCGAGTGGGACGTTATGCGCGGCCGCGTCAACCTGCACCAGGCGCTGATGCTGGAAATGGGAGAGGACCTGGCGCGCTGCCGGCGCGCCGGCCTGGTCGACAGCGTGCGCGCCGCCACGCTCGATGCGACCATCTCGGCGATGGTGGCGACCGCCGCCTCCTGCGAGCGCATCAAGAACACGCCCGTGCCGTTTTCGTACACGCTGCTGCTGCACCGCACCGCCTACCTGTACTGCTTCCTGCTGCCCTTCGGCCTGGTCGATACGATCGGCTACATGACGCCGCTCGTGGTGGCGATCGTCGCCTACACCTTCTTTGGCCTGGACGCGCTGGGCGACGAGATCGAGGAGCCGTTCGGCCTGTCGCCGAACGATTTGCCGCTCGACGCCATCTGCCGCGCCATCGAGATCGACATGCGCGACGCGCTCGGCGACGCCGACCTGCCGCCCCCGCTCACCCCCGTCAATAACTGGCTGCGCTGA
- a CDS encoding acetyl-CoA hydrolase/transferase family protein: MNIETYQERIGCPLLRERVTSAAQAAELIRDGMTVGMSGFTRAGDVKMVPAALAERARREPLKITLLTGASLGNDTDRLLTEAGALARRMPFQVDPVLRAAINRGEVMYIDQHLSETVEVLRAGHMKPVDIAVIEAVCILESGAIVPTTSVGNSASFAILADKVIVEINLAQSRALEGLHDIWIPKKRPMREPIPLMSAEGRVGTLAIDIPPEKIAAIVITDQPDSTSAILPSDAETAAIAGHLVRFFENEIEAGRLTRSLLPLQAGIGTIANAVMAGFCDSPFEHLTMYSEVLQDSTFDLFDAGKLDFASGSSITLSPQKSAQVFGDFGRYKERLVLRPQEVSNHPEVIRRLGIIAINTALEADIYGNVNSTHVAGTHMMNGIGGSGDFARNAYLSIFATKSTAKDGRVSSIVPMVPHVDHTEHDVDIIVTEQGLADLRALAPRERAEAIIANCVAAPYQDMLRAYVREAQERGGHTPHVLEKAFAWHERYRRTGSMLENES, encoded by the coding sequence ATGAACATCGAAACCTACCAGGAGCGCATCGGCTGCCCGCTGCTGCGCGAACGTGTCACGAGCGCGGCCCAGGCGGCTGAGCTGATCCGCGACGGCATGACCGTCGGCATGAGCGGCTTCACCCGCGCCGGCGACGTCAAGATGGTGCCGGCCGCGCTGGCCGAACGGGCGCGGCGCGAACCGTTGAAAATCACGCTGCTGACCGGCGCCTCGCTCGGCAACGACACCGACCGCCTGCTCACCGAAGCGGGCGCGCTGGCGCGCCGCATGCCGTTCCAGGTCGACCCCGTGCTGCGCGCGGCGATCAACCGCGGAGAAGTGATGTACATCGACCAGCACCTGTCGGAAACCGTCGAGGTGCTGCGCGCCGGCCACATGAAGCCGGTGGACATCGCCGTGATCGAGGCGGTGTGCATCCTCGAGTCCGGCGCCATCGTGCCCACCACGTCCGTCGGCAACAGCGCCAGCTTCGCGATCCTGGCGGACAAGGTGATCGTCGAGATCAACCTGGCGCAGTCGCGCGCGCTGGAGGGCCTGCACGACATCTGGATCCCGAAGAAACGCCCGATGCGCGAGCCGATCCCGCTGATGTCGGCCGAGGGCCGCGTCGGCACACTCGCCATCGACATCCCGCCGGAGAAAATCGCGGCGATCGTGATCACCGACCAGCCGGACAGCACCTCGGCCATCCTGCCGTCGGACGCCGAGACCGCGGCGATTGCGGGCCACCTGGTGCGCTTCTTCGAAAACGAGATCGAGGCCGGCCGCCTGACGCGCAGCCTGCTGCCGCTGCAGGCCGGCATCGGCACGATCGCCAACGCCGTGATGGCCGGCTTTTGCGACAGCCCCTTTGAACACCTGACGATGTATTCGGAAGTGCTGCAGGATTCGACCTTCGACCTGTTCGACGCCGGCAAGCTCGATTTCGCCTCGGGCTCCTCGATCACGCTGTCGCCCCAGAAAAGCGCCCAGGTCTTCGGCGACTTCGGCCGCTACAAGGAGCGGCTCGTGCTGCGCCCGCAGGAGGTGTCGAACCACCCCGAGGTGATCCGCAGGCTCGGCATCATCGCCATCAATACCGCGCTCGAGGCCGACATTTACGGCAACGTGAATTCGACCCACGTCGCCGGTACCCACATGATGAACGGGATCGGCGGCTCGGGCGACTTCGCGCGCAACGCCTACCTGTCGATCTTCGCCACCAAGTCGACCGCCAAGGACGGCAGGGTCTCATCGATCGTGCCGATGGTCCCGCACGTCGACCATACCGAGCACGATGTCGACATCATCGTCACCGAGCAGGGCCTGGCCGACCTGCGTGCGCTGGCCCCGCGCGAGCGCGCCGAGGCGATCATCGCCAACTGCGTGGCCGCGCCCTACCAGGACATGCTGCGCGCGTATGTGCGCGAGGCGCAGGAGCGCGGCGGCCACACGCCGCACGTGCTGGAAAAGGCGTTCGCCTGGCATGAGCGCTATCGCCGTACCGGATCGATGCTCGAGAACGAATCCTGA
- a CDS encoding outer membrane protein assembly factor BamB family protein gives MVFGKSAMAGMLAAALVAGCGGGGGGSSAGGGSVGTAPGTSGQPVGNTNGSWLTLTPGVVTVTSYEGESAGFKVSAVSSRTFDKPFNAAVVDSKGVVTTEMSLTKVSDLQYTVELHTKAAAAGTYTTDLELRLCEDDPLVCRTPLAGSPWKIPVTLTVATATQAQGRLTLTPATFDLTTYQGEPASFSLRASAVSPFTQGVRAAVFDSTGVLAAPVSMRELTSGQFSADLATASTLGVGEHSGSLELRVCYDDPATCRSPVSGSPWRVPVKVSVKPAINLTTLSTIASLSPWSTYNGTAAQNPYVPASFDPTAFSRRWNQPVSAGMTTSAPVADNGKVFVIRNSASKWELSAISEASGAELWRYDIGAATGPNPLATGNGKVFVRSTGNGGSFLWAFDQASGQLLGKTLINTAPELHQAPTVIGDIVYMGNTAGLEKFNATTSLIEWRTGIQFAGGLWTPAVSGHFAYTVQYDSLVAIDTDNGSTVFRLQDPVIAGTSGQPKSLVVGDNLAIARIGYQLVGIDLQSHARTWTAGGSTVGQHALANGTLYSLADGGMALEARTAATGVLEWKTGWLFENSNGMDKGRMIVSSNLVFISGPSRTVAVDRTTHQVVWIYPFGGELALSDRGVLYIASSSGNLYAINLR, from the coding sequence ATGGTTTTCGGAAAATCGGCAATGGCCGGGATGCTGGCTGCGGCGCTGGTCGCGGGCTGCGGCGGTGGCGGTGGTGGTAGCTCGGCAGGCGGCGGCTCGGTTGGCACGGCACCGGGGACCAGCGGCCAACCGGTGGGCAATACGAATGGAAGCTGGTTGACGCTGACGCCGGGCGTGGTGACAGTCACCTCCTACGAGGGCGAAAGTGCCGGCTTCAAGGTCAGCGCCGTGTCGAGCCGCACCTTCGACAAGCCCTTCAACGCGGCGGTCGTCGACAGCAAGGGCGTGGTTACGACCGAGATGTCCTTGACCAAGGTCTCGGACCTGCAGTACACCGTTGAGCTGCACACGAAAGCGGCGGCAGCCGGCACTTACACGACCGACCTCGAACTGCGCCTGTGCGAGGATGACCCGCTGGTCTGCCGCACGCCGCTGGCAGGCTCGCCGTGGAAGATTCCGGTGACGCTGACTGTCGCCACGGCCACGCAGGCGCAGGGACGCCTGACACTGACGCCGGCGACATTCGACCTGACGACCTACCAGGGCGAGCCCGCGTCGTTCTCGCTGCGCGCGAGCGCGGTTTCGCCCTTCACGCAGGGCGTCAGGGCAGCCGTCTTCGACAGCACCGGCGTACTCGCCGCGCCGGTGTCGATGCGCGAGCTCACGAGCGGCCAGTTCAGCGCCGACCTGGCGACTGCGTCGACGCTGGGAGTGGGCGAGCACAGCGGCTCGCTCGAGCTCCGCGTGTGCTACGACGACCCGGCGACCTGCCGCTCTCCCGTGAGCGGCTCGCCGTGGCGCGTGCCGGTGAAGGTCAGCGTGAAACCTGCCATCAACTTGACGACGCTGAGCACGATTGCATCGCTGTCGCCATGGAGCACCTACAACGGGACCGCCGCACAGAATCCCTACGTTCCCGCCAGCTTCGATCCGACAGCGTTCAGCCGTCGCTGGAACCAGCCGGTCAGCGCCGGCATGACGACGAGCGCCCCTGTCGCCGACAACGGCAAGGTGTTCGTCATCCGCAACAGCGCCAGCAAATGGGAACTGTCCGCCATCAGCGAAGCGAGCGGCGCGGAACTGTGGCGCTACGATATCGGTGCCGCCACCGGCCCCAATCCGCTGGCAACCGGGAATGGCAAGGTGTTCGTGCGCTCGACGGGTAACGGCGGTTCCTTCCTGTGGGCCTTCGACCAGGCCAGCGGCCAGTTGCTCGGCAAGACGCTGATCAATACGGCACCCGAGCTGCACCAGGCACCGACGGTCATCGGCGACATCGTCTACATGGGCAACACCGCAGGATTGGAAAAGTTCAATGCAACGACCAGCCTGATCGAGTGGAGGACGGGCATCCAGTTTGCCGGCGGCCTCTGGACGCCGGCAGTCAGCGGCCACTTCGCCTATACGGTCCAGTACGACAGCCTCGTTGCGATCGATACCGACAACGGCAGTACCGTATTCCGCCTCCAGGACCCTGTTATTGCCGGAACCAGCGGTCAGCCGAAATCGCTGGTCGTGGGCGATAACCTGGCCATCGCCAGGATCGGCTACCAGCTGGTGGGCATCGACTTGCAGTCGCATGCACGGACCTGGACAGCCGGCGGCAGTACCGTGGGACAGCATGCGCTGGCGAACGGCACCTTGTATTCGCTGGCAGACGGCGGCATGGCGCTGGAAGCACGCACGGCTGCTACCGGGGTGTTGGAATGGAAGACCGGTTGGCTTTTCGAGAACTCGAACGGCATGGACAAAGGGCGCATGATCGTCAGTTCGAACCTGGTGTTCATCAGCGGGCCCTCCAGAACAGTCGCGGTCGACCGGACCACCCACCAGGTCGTGTGGATATATCCGTTCGGCGGCGAGCTGGCGCTCTCGGACCGTGGCGTGCTGTATATCGCTTCGTCTTCCGGCAACCTGTACGCCATCAACCTGCGCTGA